A single uncultured Methanolobus sp. DNA region contains:
- a CDS encoding CooT family nickel-binding protein, with protein MCELKVILVDGDSKEMVMESVTRLVVDGDSVTVYGIFGERETVKGSVKEINFGTGEAILYK; from the coding sequence ATGTGTGAGCTAAAGGTCATCCTTGTTGACGGGGATAGTAAAGAGATGGTAATGGAGTCTGTAACAAGACTGGTCGTTGACGGAGATTCAGTCACAGTCTACGGTATATTTGGAGAGAGAGAGACTGTAAAAGGGTCTGTAAAAGAGATCAACTTTGGAACAGGTGAGGCTATACTTTACAAATGA
- a CDS encoding ARMT1-like domain-containing protein, protein MKVHPRCSYCLLSRVHQEAELSTDNEELIQKAILGGIDVLKSLYEPGMPAAELSTPMHRIAYEILDDNDPYKSMKELSSKTAERFMPVIRSHVFNGDDDDVATFKRAVLAAVIGNYFDYGVMGLEVPIDVFDETFKEHFQRGLDVDDTDKMMDKLSNVVYLADNCGEILIDTLVFEIIKKMGGNITLVVRGAPILNDVTMEEVEEFGIADKVDRVLTTGSNAIGVRLQEAPQELKDALDNASLIISKGMANYETMSEENYRPIAYLLKVKCDPVGEDIGAPKGCSVARLFE, encoded by the coding sequence ATGAAAGTTCACCCAAGATGTTCATATTGCCTGCTCTCCAGGGTTCACCAGGAAGCGGAACTGTCCACTGATAACGAAGAGCTGATACAAAAAGCAATTCTTGGCGGAATAGATGTGCTCAAATCACTCTATGAACCCGGAATGCCTGCGGCAGAACTATCCACGCCCATGCACAGGATAGCCTATGAGATCCTGGATGACAACGACCCTTATAAGAGTATGAAAGAACTCAGCAGTAAGACCGCTGAAAGGTTCATGCCTGTTATACGTTCCCATGTTTTTAATGGTGATGATGACGATGTTGCCACATTTAAGCGTGCAGTACTTGCGGCAGTTATAGGTAACTATTTTGATTATGGTGTGATGGGTCTTGAGGTCCCTATCGATGTTTTTGATGAAACATTCAAGGAACATTTCCAGAGAGGTCTGGATGTGGATGACACCGACAAAATGATGGATAAACTCAGCAATGTTGTCTATCTTGCAGATAACTGTGGCGAGATCCTTATTGACACTCTTGTCTTTGAAATTATCAAAAAGATGGGTGGCAACATCACTCTTGTCGTAAGGGGTGCACCAATACTGAACGATGTGACCATGGAAGAAGTCGAAGAGTTCGGGATTGCTGATAAAGTTGACCGCGTCCTGACAACCGGTTCCAATGCCATAGGTGTGCGCCTTCAGGAAGCTCCACAGGAGCTAAAGGATGCACTGGACAATGCTTCACTTATCATCAGTAAGGGAATGGCGAACTACGAGACCATGTCAGAAGAGAATTATAGGCCCATCGCATATTTACTAAAAGTGAAGTGTGACCCGGTGGGAGAAGATATCGGGGCTCCAAAGGGCTGTTCAGTAGCCCGTTTATTTGAGTGA
- a CDS encoding type II glyceraldehyde-3-phosphate dehydrogenase translates to MSKVKVAINGYGTIGKRVADAVTMQDDMEIIGIAKTRPNYEAFVAHKKGYNVYTLADKIDDMKKAGIPAAGSVDDMIAEADVVVDCTPGGVGEKNKALYEKAGVKAIWQGGEDHELAGCSFNAEANYTEALGKDFVRVVSCNTTGLCRVIYPLDQEYGVKKVRVTLMRRSADPNDVKNGPINAIVPNPIKLPSHHGPDVKSVIPHINITSTAVKLPTTLMHLHTLNIEMEKDCSTEDVKALFAKQPRVRMIGQGIGSTAEIMELGKDLGRPRGDMWENCVWEDSVTMYEGELYFFQAIHQESDVIPENVDAIRAMTEIEKDGAKSIAKTNKAMGL, encoded by the coding sequence ATGTCAAAAGTAAAAGTTGCAATAAATGGGTATGGTACAATTGGTAAACGTGTTGCTGATGCTGTTACCATGCAGGACGACATGGAAATAATAGGTATCGCAAAGACAAGACCAAATTATGAGGCTTTCGTTGCACACAAGAAAGGATATAATGTCTATACTTTAGCTGATAAGATAGATGACATGAAGAAGGCAGGAATTCCTGCTGCAGGTTCAGTAGATGACATGATCGCAGAGGCAGATGTCGTTGTTGACTGTACACCCGGTGGAGTCGGTGAAAAGAACAAGGCACTCTATGAGAAAGCAGGTGTAAAGGCTATCTGGCAGGGCGGCGAGGATCATGAGCTTGCAGGTTGCTCATTCAATGCAGAGGCAAATTATACAGAAGCACTCGGCAAGGACTTTGTAAGGGTTGTATCCTGTAACACAACAGGTCTGTGCAGAGTAATCTACCCACTTGACCAGGAGTATGGTGTAAAGAAGGTAAGAGTAACACTCATGAGAAGGTCTGCTGATCCAAATGATGTAAAGAACGGTCCAATTAATGCTATTGTTCCAAACCCTATCAAACTCCCTTCACACCACGGTCCTGATGTAAAATCCGTAATTCCACATATCAACATCACATCAACCGCTGTAAAGCTCCCAACAACACTTATGCACCTGCACACCCTGAACATCGAAATGGAAAAGGACTGCAGTACTGAAGATGTAAAGGCACTCTTCGCAAAGCAGCCACGTGTAAGGATGATCGGACAGGGAATTGGTTCCACTGCTGAAATAATGGAGCTTGGAAAAGACCTTGGACGTCCAAGAGGCGACATGTGGGAGAACTGTGTCTGGGAAGATTCCGTTACAATGTATGAAGGAGAACTCTACTTCTTCCAGGCGATCCACCAGGAGTCCGATGTAATTCCTGAGAATGTCGATGCTATCCGTGCAATGACAGAGATCGAAAAGGATGGCGCAAAGTCCATAGCAAAGACCAACAAGGCAATGGGACTTTAA
- a CDS encoding bifunctional fructose-bisphosphatase/inositol-phosphate phosphatase: MHSSNEFLELSERIAKAVHVSIKDIVGTPEAGKILYTGADGTPTKLIDDVSEKAIFEVLGKEDSPFRIFSEEAGEKIIGKSSDLPDFTIIIDPIDGTYNAVQGIPFYSLSLAITSTDLNDIIFGYVQNLANGDTFYAEHGKGAYFNGTNLKTSANSDICKFCISIYGYRRNIAAASSLASNVRRIRSLGSVALDLCYVAAGKIDAFTDVRGTMRMTDIAAGKLIIEEAGGIVTDENGESLKLENQLLSRVCVIASNGLAHESILKLSTGMINDGK; encoded by the coding sequence ATGCACAGCAGCAATGAATTCCTGGAACTGAGTGAAAGGATAGCAAAAGCGGTGCATGTATCTATAAAGGATATTGTCGGCACACCTGAAGCCGGCAAGATCCTTTATACAGGTGCCGACGGCACACCTACGAAACTCATCGATGATGTTTCGGAAAAAGCTATTTTTGAAGTTCTGGGAAAGGAAGACAGTCCTTTCAGAATTTTCAGTGAAGAAGCCGGAGAAAAGATAATAGGCAAATCTTCCGACCTTCCTGATTTTACCATCATAATCGACCCGATAGACGGCACGTATAATGCTGTACAGGGAATTCCATTTTATAGTTTGTCACTTGCCATAACATCGACTGACCTTAACGACATTATATTCGGATATGTTCAAAACCTTGCCAACGGAGACACATTCTATGCGGAACATGGTAAAGGTGCTTATTTTAATGGAACGAATCTGAAAACATCCGCTAATTCTGATATTTGTAAGTTCTGCATCAGTATTTATGGTTACAGGCGAAACATTGCGGCTGCATCAAGTCTTGCCTCAAATGTTCGCAGAATAAGGTCACTTGGAAGTGTGGCTCTGGATCTATGTTATGTTGCAGCAGGAAAAATTGATGCATTTACGGATGTCAGGGGCACCATGCGTATGACTGATATTGCAGCCGGCAAGCTCATTATTGAGGAAGCCGGTGGAATTGTCACTGATGAAAACGGTGAGTCTTTAAAGTTAGAGAACCAATTATTAAGCAGGGTTTGCGTGATAGCATCCAACGGACTTGCACATGAGAGTATCTTAAAGCTTTCAACAGGGATGATAAATGACGGTAAGTAA